From a single Cyclobacterium marinum DSM 745 genomic region:
- a CDS encoding DUF2383 domain-containing protein produces the protein MANQTKLIKYLNLLLKNTYDGIKSYKDAARNVEEGSIKEFFIERAKEKLVLRDAIKEEIYLLEGIPVEEGSLMSLFSRSWNNFKTSLDHDNKKEIAKYCLEEEKKRVDEFGVLLRNPELVSETFYTSLEAHNEKTLDAIKALVEQVKS, from the coding sequence ATGGCCAATCAAACTAAATTAATTAAATACCTAAATCTATTACTAAAAAATACCTACGACGGCATAAAAAGTTATAAGGATGCTGCCAGAAATGTGGAAGAAGGGTCAATCAAAGAGTTTTTTATTGAGAGAGCCAAAGAAAAGCTGGTTTTGAGAGATGCAATTAAAGAGGAAATTTACTTGTTAGAAGGTATTCCAGTTGAGGAGGGGAGTCTAATGAGTTTGTTTTCAAGGTCTTGGAACAATTTTAAAACCTCTCTGGATCACGACAATAAAAAGGAGATTGCCAAATATTGTCTTGAAGAAGAGAAAAAGCGTGTGGATGAATTTGGGGTATTGCTAAGAAATCCTGAACTTGTTTCTGAAACTTTTTATACTTCCTTGGAAGCTCATAACGAAAAAACCCTTGACGCCATTAAAGCGTTAGTAGAACAGGTCAAATCTTGA